The nucleotide window CGATAGCTGAAGTCGATCATGATGCGCTTGTTAGCCTTCTTGGCGGCGGCATTCATCTTTCTCGCTTCCTCCGCATTCATCGCCATCGGCTTCTCACAAAGCACATGCGCTCCTGATTCTAACGCCGCTATTGTATAAGGCATATGGAACTTGTTGGGGGTAGCCACGCAGATGATATCCAGCTTCTCCTTCGAAATCATATCAAAGCCGTCTGTATAGCCTTTTTCAACTCCTTCCTTTTCTTTACAGGCTTCCAGGCGGATTTTATCCATATCGGCGATTGCCACAACTTTACAATCCGGATGGGTATTAAAACGCTTTACGTGCCCTTGTCCCATCCCTAAACCAATAACGCCGACCTTCAATTGCGGTGTCTTTGTTGTCTTCTTTTGCATGCCAAACTCCTTCTATTTAACTCTCGATCCAACTTATAATCGATTTATACCCGATACGCGAGCGCAGCATCTCACATCTGAGTAACAAGAGCTGCAATTACTGCCGTTCCTAGTAGGATGCGATAGATAGTGAAGGGAAGAACGGAGTTCGAACGGAGATATTTGAGAAGAAAAGCGATGCAGAGTACGCCGACAATTGTTGATGTGACGAAACCAATAGCGAGGCCTGGAAGGACTTGATGAAGTGTATCAGAGGGAACATGCCGGAGGTCTAGCAGCTTCGCAAGTGCGGCTCCGACTACAATCGGGGTCATTAATAGAAATGAAAATCGAGCTGCCGCTTCACGCTTAAGGCCAAATGCCATTCCTGCCGTCATCGTAATTCCTGAACGTGATACTCCCGGCATTAGCGCCAAAGTCTGTGCAACCCCTATCCAAAAGGCGTTTCCGATTGTAACATCCTCTATACCCATGGTTTTGCGTCGGAAGCGATCGAAACCCCATAATAGAATACCAAAGACAATGAGGAATACACCGATTAGTACTAAATGCGAGCGTAGAATTACCTCAACTTGAGATTCTAATAGCTTCCCAATAACCGCTGCGGGAATGCTTCCGAGGATAATTCCGATTGCCAGGCAGCGATCTTGGCGCCGATTGGTGTCTTTTGAACCAAGGGAACTGAATATCCGCCACAGGTCTTCTCGGAAGTAGAAAAGCACGGCTAATGCAGTTCCAAGGTGGAGCGCCAAGTCCAATGATAAATCAATCTGGGGATTGTTGAGCGGCCAAGTTTGGTCCCACCCAAAAAAGTGGCGGGCTAAAATCAAATGACCTGAACTTGAAATCGGAAGAAATTCGGTCAATCCCTGAATAATGCCAAGGATGGCTGCCTGTAATAACATCATCTAACGATTCACTCCCCACCTACGGCCGGTTTTATTTCGTGACTGCGCTCGATAGGTTTTGGCACGCGTGGTAGATAGTAGTATCGCCAGACATTTCTTGCAATAGCGGTGACAGGAGCTGCAAAGATCATTCCGATAAGCCCAAAGAACTCCGCTCCAATCAGAAGGGAAATAATCACCCACACTGCATGAAGGCCAATTCTTTCCCCAACGATGGCCGGCATAAGGAATTTACTTTCGGCGAAATGCATGGCGGTAAATAAAATCGCCACTACTAAACCGACTTGAACACTGCCGGCAGAAAGCGCCGCAAGCAGGACTACCGGAATACCGCCAATTAAAGGCCCTAAAATTGGAATAGCGCGTGTTAGCCCTGCATAAATGCCAAGCATGACAGCATACTTTCCAACACCCCCACCCGGCGCATCCGTAGTAAGCTGTCCCAACACCGATAAAATTGCCCATGTAATCACACCGGCAAGGATGCATAGGAATGCTTGAGAGATAACGTATTGCCGCATGATATGGTTTGTATCGTAGATAATACGAGCAACCAAGCGGAACTTATTGCGCGGAACCATGGCGCAAAGGTCGTGCTTCAATCGCCTGGAATCGATTAAGAAGTAGAAGGCAAGAATTGGTACTAATATCGCTTCAACGAAGGTGCCCACGAGTTTATAAGAATTCTGAATCCAGCCGCCCATTGGACTTGCGACTGAACGTGTCAAATTTGCAAATTGCCCGTTCATCATGTAATCATCAATTGACTTGCGCCATTCAGGAGAGAAAGCTTTCGTGTACCAATCTGTCCATGAAACAGCTTTCCAATGCTCGAATTGATGCTGATATTTCGGTAGATTGCTGTTCAGAGACTTAAGCTCGACTCCGATGGGGCCGATGAACTCGGATATCGCCCAATAGGTAATAAAGCCAAGTAAAGCATAGGAGATGAGCACAGCCCAAATTCGCCGTCCATAGAAAGATAAACGGAACTTACCAATTAAAGGCAGGTGAGTAAGTCCCAAAGCAGGGATAACCCGTCGCCAAATCGCAAGTATCCCATCAACCAGGAATGACATCGCATAGGCGAAGGCTCCCGCAAAAAGGGTCAGAACTATTAGGTTTCGCACACGCCAACCTATCCAAGCAAAAAGCATAAGGACAGCGATGCGCCAGAGCACGTTCCATAGTGGTGAAAACCAACTAGTTTTTATGTTATTCAATTCGAGGTCTCCACAAAGGCAGATTCATTTGAAATACCAAACACTTCGAAGAGCGCGCAGCGAATTCGCTTGGCTGCCTGACCGTCTCCATAAGGGTTAGCGGCTTTCGCCATTTTGGAATACGCGGCAGAATCTAACAGAAGCTCTGAAGCCTCGCGTATAACCGTTTCCGTCGCAGTCCCTATTAATTTCGACGTGCCGGCAGTTATTCCTTCTGGTCTTTCCGTCGTCTTTCGCAAAACTAAAACTGGTTTTCCCAATGAGGGCGCTTCTTCTTGAATTCCGCCTGAATCAGTTAGTATTAAATATGACTGGCGCATTAATTGAGCGAAAGGCGCATAATCAGGCGGCTCGATGAGCTGTATTCTTTCTTTACCTTCGAGAACACTGAGAATGGTCTCACGAACAGCGGGGTTTTTGTGTAGGGAATAGATAATTTCGATGTCTGGAAAACGTTCGAGAAGCTCAGACAACGCTAAACAAATATCCCGAATAGGCTCGCCCCAGTTTTCTCTTCGATGGGTTGTTACCAAGATCATACGCTTGTCGGATTGGAATACATTTTCGGTGTTAGCCGCCACATGAAGCATCGCATCGATGCCGGTGTTGCCGGTGACCCAAATTCTATCGGGTTTGACGCCTTCTCTAAGTAAGTTCTCTTTGGCTAAAGCAGTGGGGGCAAAGTGAAATTCAGTGATTTGGCCCGTTAGGCGTCGATTCATTTCTTCGGGGAACGGATCGTATTTATCATCGGTTCGCAACCCTGCTTCCACATGGCCGAAGGGGATTTTATGGAAGAATGCTGCCAAGCTGCTGATAAAAGTGGTTGTTGTATCACCCTGAGCGAGTACGATATCAGGCTCGAATTCTTTAATGGCTTTATCCAGACCATTGAGTGATCGCGAACTAATCTGAGCCAGGGTTTGACCGTGCTGCATAAGATTCAGATCAATATCCGGTACGATTCCAAACACTTCCAGCACCTGATCGAGCATTTCCCGATGTTGTCCGGTCACGACCACTTTTAACTTAACAAGCTTAGGAAAACGCAAAAATTCTAACACAACCGGCGCCATCTTAATCGCATCCGGTCGCGTGCCAAAAACGGTCATTATCCTAAGTGGAAGTTTTTGTGGCCTCACAAGCTAAGATTATAGCGCGAAAGAGGGGGGTAATGTGTAGTGCGTTGCTCTTTGTCTTAATGCGCTCGGGCAAATTTAAATATCAAGACAGCGGTAATGCCGAGGGCGATGGCAACGGCGTAGAGGATCAAGACGGCTTGACGCTGATTTAGTCCAATGTCGAGGAGTTGATGGTGAAGGTGGCGTTTATCGGCTTTATAGATCGGTTGGCCGCTACGTAATCTTCTCAGGACGACCACGAACGCATCTATCAAAGGTAGGCCGAAAACGAGAAGGGATACCGCCATTACGACCACTGTAATGGTTTTATAGGTTCCAATGATCGCAAGACCCGCTAGCAGGAATCCGAGAAATTGCGACCCGCCGGTTCCCATAAAAATCTTGGCCGGATTATAATTGTGCTTAAGAAACCCGACCGCTGCGCCACATCCAGCGGCAGAAAGAAGGGCCACTTCCGGTTGCCTTGCTTGAAGCGCTAGTAACGCTATCGCCGCCGCCGCAATTGCTCCTACCCCAGCAGCAAGTCCATCAAGCCCATCAATAGTGTCCATCGTTTTGGTGACAACAAATATCCAAATAGCTGTGATGGGCATTGTCAGTCCCCCAAGCGCTAACCACATCGTGTGCGCATCATAATCCGGTTTTGATGGAGCGAATGGCTTGGAGATGCCTTGTATCTGTACACCGAAGAGCTGGACTACAACCCCCATACACAGGAGAAAAAGCATCTGGGTAATGGCGGAGAATTGGTATTTATCATCAAGTGCGCCCATAAGCACGATGAGCCCGCCGATCAACATTAGCCCCGCTGACCATTCATGCCATACAAAACGCTTATCCCAGATATAACCGAAAGTATTAACGATGGTGAGTGCGAAGAGAACCCCTGCATAAATCGCCAATCCTCCCCAACGCGGGGTAGGTTCTTTATGGACACGCCGCGCATCGGGCTGATCTATCACACCCGACGAGATAGCTATTTTGCGGACAAACGGCGTCAGAAAGTAGGAGATAAGTAAAGCGATTAAGAATGCAATCGTCGGAAATCTCATTAGGGCTACTCCAGCAGCTCGGCGCCGGAAACGGTGAAGCGAATGAGTTCAACCTTCGCTTGTGCAAACAGCTCCCGCGCGAACGGATCCGGATAATCCCCTTCAAAGATGACGCGCTCAATGCCTGCGTTAATAATCATCTTTGCACAGATGTTGCAGGGTTGGCAGGTGACATAAATGCTTGCCCCTCTGGTAGAAACGCCATTCAAAGCTGATTGAACGATAGCGTTTTGCTCGGCGTGCAGCGTTCGAATGCAGTGTCCATCCTGGATTTTGCATCCTACTTCTGTGCAGTGAGGCAACCCATGCGGCGAACCATTATAGCCCGTATTAAGAATACGTCTATCGCGCACAATCACTGCCCCCACCATTCGCCGCTCACAAGTTGCGCGAGTAGCTACGACGTGGGCAATTTGCATAAAATATTCGTCCCAACTAGGCCTGTTCATTGATCGCCTCTGATTATACTTTGTCAGCCAAGCTGTTATCTAGTAATAATGGATATCATATTTAACCTGAAAAACCGCCAGCAGTGTCATGTGATGTCCTTGAATAAGATCATAAATCGCTCACGTTGATGTCACGGTTGCTGTATATACATAAAGTCGGATACCTCTTATGAACTCTTACCATTCAGAGCTTAGAGAAACAAGAAAACAGCAATTTTACGACGCTGTCCGAGCATGGTGGAATGAGGAAAGGGGAAGTTGACTGAATTTCGAGCAAAACGCGTTCTTGAGCACACCGCTACGTCCCCGACGGGCACAGCCGCAGTATGTCAAGCAAGCATCGGAAAGCGCGCTTGAGTTTCGAGAGCAAATTGTTCCCAAACAAATTCCGTCATTTCATCTAAATCA belongs to bacterium and includes:
- a CDS encoding AI-2E family transporter; the protein is MNNIKTSWFSPLWNVLWRIAVLMLFAWIGWRVRNLIVLTLFAGAFAYAMSFLVDGILAIWRRVIPALGLTHLPLIGKFRLSFYGRRIWAVLISYALLGFITYWAISEFIGPIGVELKSLNSNLPKYQHQFEHWKAVSWTDWYTKAFSPEWRKSIDDYMMNGQFANLTRSVASPMGGWIQNSYKLVGTFVEAILVPILAFYFLIDSRRLKHDLCAMVPRNKFRLVARIIYDTNHIMRQYVISQAFLCILAGVITWAILSVLGQLTTDAPGGGVGKYAVMLGIYAGLTRAIPILGPLIGGIPVVLLAALSAGSVQVGLVVAILFTAMHFAESKFLMPAIVGERIGLHAVWVIISLLIGAEFFGLIGMIFAAPVTAIARNVWRYYYLPRVPKPIERSHEIKPAVGGE
- a CDS encoding MraY family glycosyltransferase, which gives rise to MRFPTIAFLIALLISYFLTPFVRKIAISSGVIDQPDARRVHKEPTPRWGGLAIYAGVLFALTIVNTFGYIWDKRFVWHEWSAGLMLIGGLIVLMGALDDKYQFSAITQMLFLLCMGVVVQLFGVQIQGISKPFAPSKPDYDAHTMWLALGGLTMPITAIWIFVVTKTMDTIDGLDGLAAGVGAIAAAAIALLALQARQPEVALLSAAGCGAAVGFLKHNYNPAKIFMGTGGSQFLGFLLAGLAIIGTYKTITVVVMAVSLLVFGLPLIDAFVVVLRRLRSGQPIYKADKRHLHHQLLDIGLNQRQAVLILYAVAIALGITAVLIFKFARAH
- a CDS encoding cytidine/deoxycytidylate deaminase family protein, whose translation is MNRPSWDEYFMQIAHVVATRATCERRMVGAVIVRDRRILNTGYNGSPHGLPHCTEVGCKIQDGHCIRTLHAEQNAIVQSALNGVSTRGASIYVTCQPCNICAKMIINAGIERVIFEGDYPDPFARELFAQAKVELIRFTVSGAELLE
- the wecB gene encoding UDP-N-acetylglucosamine 2-epimerase (non-hydrolyzing), which codes for MTVFGTRPDAIKMAPVVLEFLRFPKLVKLKVVVTGQHREMLDQVLEVFGIVPDIDLNLMQHGQTLAQISSRSLNGLDKAIKEFEPDIVLAQGDTTTTFISSLAAFFHKIPFGHVEAGLRTDDKYDPFPEEMNRRLTGQITEFHFAPTALAKENLLREGVKPDRIWVTGNTGIDAMLHVAANTENVFQSDKRMILVTTHRRENWGEPIRDICLALSELLERFPDIEIIYSLHKNPAVRETILSVLEGKERIQLIEPPDYAPFAQLMRQSYLILTDSGGIQEEAPSLGKPVLVLRKTTERPEGITAGTSKLIGTATETVIREASELLLDSAAYSKMAKAANPYGDGQAAKRIRCALFEVFGISNESAFVETSN
- the uppP gene encoding undecaprenyl-diphosphatase UppP, with the protein product MMLLQAAILGIIQGLTEFLPISSSGHLILARHFFGWDQTWPLNNPQIDLSLDLALHLGTALAVLFYFREDLWRIFSSLGSKDTNRRQDRCLAIGIILGSIPAAVIGKLLESQVEVILRSHLVLIGVFLIVFGILLWGFDRFRRKTMGIEDVTIGNAFWIGVAQTLALMPGVSRSGITMTAGMAFGLKREAAARFSFLLMTPIVVGAALAKLLDLRHVPSDTLHQVLPGLAIGFVTSTIVGVLCIAFLLKYLRSNSVLPFTIYRILLGTAVIAALVTQM